The sequence GCGCGACGATGCGGCCGCAGAGCGGAACGTCCTCGCCGCGCAACCCCTTGGGATAGCCGGTGCCGTCGTAGCGTTCGTGGTGGGTGGCGGCGATGTCGCGGGCCATTTGCAGAAAAGTCGCCCCGGGATATTCGTGCAGCGCGGCGTCCAACGTGTCGGCGCCGATCGTGGCGTGCGACTTCATCACTTCGAATTCTTCGGCTGTCAGCCGGGCCGGCTTCAGTAGCACGCTATCGGGGATGCCGACCTTGCCGATGTCGTGCAGCGGGCTGGTGAGGTAGATCAACTCGATGTATTTGTCGTCGATCAGCTCAAAGAATTTCGGTTGCCGGGCCAACTGCTCGGCCAGAGCGCGCGAATAACGGCGCACGCGCTCCAGGTGCGCGCCGGTTTCCGGATCGCGCGATTCGGCTAACTTGGCCAACGCGAAGATGGCCACGTCGCGCGTTTGCAATGCCAACACCCGCTCGCCGGCCCGCACCCGCACCAACAGCTCAGCCGGGTTGAACGGCTTGGAGATGAAATCGTCGGCGCCGGCCGACATGCCTTCGACCACCTTTTGCCGGCTATCGTG is a genomic window of Pirellulales bacterium containing:
- a CDS encoding response regulator, with the translated sequence MRILTVDDDPIALALLGNALRSAGYEIEVAHDGIEALEVLRRRNCQMVISDWGMPNLDGLELCTRIRKRDLSGYVYIILLTSHDSRQKVVEGMSAGADDFISKPFNPAELLVRVRAGERVLALQTRDVAIFALAKLAESRDPETGAHLERVRRYSRALAEQLARQPKFFELIDDKYIELIYLTSPLHDIGKVGIPDSVLLKPARLTAEEFEVMKSHATIGADTLDAALHEYPGATFLQMARDIAATHHERYDGTGYPKGLRGEDVPLCGRIVALADVYDALTSKRVYKDAFGADHARTIITGESGSHFDPDVVAAFLQCEPEFLAVRQEFNEEPAAAAGMRQEAGR